In Chryseobacterium sp., the genomic window TCTACTGCTTTAAAATGGCTGTTATTCATGAAATAAAGATAGGAAGAATTTTTAAATTGGCGTAAATGAACAAATCTTTTTCTGTTTTCACAAATCGGGTCTGTCGCTACTCGTCGTAACTTTGCTGCATCAAAATCATTTTAGCAAAAATCCTTTAATTAATTTATGAATATGATATTTAACGCATGTAGATATCAATGCATCGCGTTGTGCTTATTATTGATCAGCAGTTTTTTACATGCACAGATGATCGACTACCAGCATCTCAGCCTGCAACAGGCTGTAGGAATTGGTCTCAAAAACAACAAGAACATTCAGATCAGCCATCTAAAACAGGAAATGTCCGTTACCAAAGAGAAAGATCTCAAAATGGAAAAATTACCGGACATTGAATTTCATACCAGCTATAATCAGGTGACCAATCTTTTTCAGCATCAGAACGGTGTGTTTAATAAAGCAACAAAGTATGATGCCATTAACGGAATGTATGATTTTACCCTGTCAGCATCCATTCCTGTCTATATGGGAGGAAAAATAAAAAATACGGAAAAAAAAGCGGCTATTGATACCGAAATTTCCGCTTTAAAAACACACCTGGATGAAAGACAGCTTACCATGGAGATCATTACCGCCTTTCTGCAGATCCATCATTTAAAGGAACAGCAAAGTCTTATCAACGATAAAATGAAAGAAGATTCGGTCAATATTAAACAGGTAAAAGCCCTTAAAGTCAACGGAGTGGTCACTGTGAATGAAGTATTGAGAACCTCTTTACAGCTTTCCAACCACAAGATGAGCTGGACCGAACTCGACAATGACATTCAGATCGCAGAACACCAACTGAAAACCATTCTCGCCCTTCCGGAAAGCCAGGAAATGCATGTGGATACGGAAGACCTGATATCAGATAAAGCATCTATCCCCTACATTGATGAATTGACAGAAACAGCTTTAACCAAAAATGAATCGGTTGAAATTGCCCATAAAAACCTTTCTCTGAAAGAATTGGATCAAAAGATCACCAAAGCGGATTACCTACCCAAAATTACAGCCGGCGGAGAATATTTTTTAAAGTACCCCAATATGATGTTCTTCCCTCCCGAACCCTATGCGTACCGTTTGGGAATGATTGGAATGAATCTGACCTATCCTATCGAAAATCTGTATAAAAACAAATACAGAATGCAGGAAGCCAGAGAGAATATTGATCTGGCCAAACTGCAGATTGAAGAAAATGAAGAGAAAATCAGACATCATGTGTATGAAGCGTACAAAAAATTTGAAGAAACTGATCAGAAGGTAAAAATCGCTGAAGAAGCCATTGACCAGGCCAAAGAAAACTACCGCATCGTCAGAACAAAATATGCCAATAAGCTGAGCTTGATTACTGAGCTTATTGATGCCGACAATACTTATCTGGAAGCCGAATCCAATCTTATTTCTGTAAAAATCAACCGACAACTAAAATACTATCAACTCCAATATACGATTGGAAACTTATAAAAACTATGGCAAAGAAAGAACTGACACAAAAGGAAAAAAGAATCAACAAGACAATTACTTTACTGGCCTGGATCCTGATCATCAGTGGAATTACGGGAATGGTAAGTTTTTATCTTTTTTCAAGAAAAAATGTAACGACCAACGATGCTCAGATCGAACAATATATCACCCCTGTATCCAGTAAGGTTTCAGGATTTATTAAAACCATACAATTCAATGAAAATCAATTTGTACACAAAGGAGATACATTGATTGTGATTGACAACAGAGAATTCGTCAACCAGGTTAAGGTAGCTGAAGCCAATCTTCATGCCAACACTGAAAGTATCACGACCATTCAAAGCGGGGTAAACACCAAAGAAAGTGACACCAAGATCATTGATGCCAAAATAGCTTCTGCCAGAATTGATATCTGGAGAACCGAACAGGATTATAAAAGATACAAAAACCTGCTGGATGAAGATGCTGCTACAGAACAGGAATTTGAAAATGTAAAAGCTTCTTACGAACAGGCTAAAGCCAATCTTATGGCTTTGGATCAGCAGAAAAATGCGGTCAGAGCCGGAGCTGATGAACAGCAGACAAAGGTAGCTCCCGCCAAAAGCCAGATCCAGCAGAGTGCTGCCAATCTGAACAATGCTAAGCTTTTCCTTTCGTACACAGTGATTACAGCTCCTTATGATGGATGGGTGGGAAAAAAAACAATTCAGGAAGGCCAGCTGATCAAGGAAGGCCAGGCTTTGGTGCAGATCGTAAGCAAAGAAAAATGGATCATCGCCAATTATAAGGAAACCCAGCTTGGACAGATTGATCAGAAGCAGGAAGTGATCATTACGGCTGATGCGTTCCCTGATATTGAATTTAAAGGAAAAATCGTTTCCGTTTCCCCTGCTTCAGGTTCACAGTTTTCATTGGTTAAACCAGATAATGCCACCGGAAATTTTGTAAAAATAGAGCAGCGATTTCCTGTAAAAATTATTCTTGACAACAATAAAGAGAATGAAAAGCTACTTTCCGGAATGAATGTTCTGGTGAGTGCGAAGAAGATATGAGTTTGAGTGTGGGAGGGTTTGAGAGTATTAGAGTATTAGAGTATTAGAGTATTAGAGTATTAGAGTACAAAATTATTGATTTGAAAACTACCTTAAAATCAATACTTTTCAGACTTTACAATTAAATTATTTTTTTAGCGAAAAGACAAGACTGCGAAATAGCGAATCTGCTAATTTTTTCTTATGCATATTTGCCATTTTACCTTTTACTTTTACACCTTGCTCTTTTGTCTTTTCGCATTTTTAAATTCAGACACAGCTGCGAATTTGCTCATCTGCCTTTTCAGCATTCTTCGTTTAATGCTTTCAAAAAATTATGCAACACAATACAGTTTATCATAAATGGGTACCACAATGGCTGAAACTGCCGCTTCTTATCCTGGCCCTGTTTCCCCATTTGATGTTGTTGTCGCTCTTACATTCCAACAGCGCCTTCACCTCTTCTTTTATGGATGTAGATTCAGACGACATCCAATACTTAATGATTTTGATGTATGGGACATTCGTGGTTACCCTTTTAGTTTTACAGCGGTTTATGGCGTATTTCAGCGTAAAATACTATGTTCTGCTGATGTCTTCAATTTCTGTGATCATTCTTTATGTCCTGTCGGTTACCAATGATTATCATGTCATTTTAGTGATCCGGTTTCTGGAAGGAATCTTTGGGCTGCTGGAGGGAGCCATTTTCCTTCCGCTCATCATCGCAGAATTAAAAACAAAACACGCTAAAGTGCTGGCTTACCTCTTTATGTATGCCATTATGCTGACAGGAGGAACAGTAACCACTTCCCTGTTAAAATCAAGTATTGAAAATTATGATTTCCAGCATATGGTTTTGATGATGGTGTACTTCCATGTTTTTGTTCTCATCATTGGAATAGCCATTTTTAATAAAAACAGATTTTTCCCTAAAAAACCTTTGTATCAGCTGGATATCCCAAGCTGGTTTCTGCTTTGGGTCTGTCTTCAATCCGGAAGCTATGCTATTATCTACGGAAAGAGACTGATGTGGTTTGAATCTGATACGATCATCCTGTGTCTTTTCATCTTTCTTCTTTCCGGAGGATTATTTATGCTTAAACAGAGAAATTCTAAGCGACCTCTTTTTCACTTTGAGGTTTTCAGCTCCAGAAATGTCATTGCAGGCATGATTCTGTTTTTCATTTTCTACCTGATCCGTTCAGGATTGAATAATGTATACAGTATAATGGCAACCGTATGGAAATGGCCATGGGATTATATTGTCAATATTCAGTACTGGAATGTTGCAGGAACTTTAATGGGAGTATTTCTATCAGGGATCTGCCTGATGCGGGGCGTTTCATCCAGAATCGTCTTCTTTACCGGGTTTATGTTACTGGCAGCAGACTGTGCCTGGTTTACCTATACTTTTTACCCCGACACGACGCTTTCTACGATCTGTCCGCCTTTATTTCTGCAGGGAGTGGCACAAGGCTTACTATTTACACCACTGGTTTTCTTTCTCATCTCAGGAATGCCGGAAGAGTATGTAGCGAATGCAACAGCCTTAGGAACCACCACAAGATTCTGGACTACAGCGATTGGGTATGCTTTAATGCAGAATTTAATATTATTTTTAACGCTGAAGCACTCAGATACACTCAGTGCAAACTTTACCGACACCAATCCTGTTTTTTACAGCCAGTGGAATCAGCTTTTCGGATCTCATATGGCCAAACTCCCGGTGAATGAGTCTTTGTCTATGACTGCAGGTGCTTTTAAAGCGAAAATCACGGCGCAGTCTATTCTCCTTTCCAATATGGAAATTTTTACAGGATTGTTCTGGCTAGCGTTAATTACAGCACTTTTATTACTCCTTTACCATCCGGTAAAAATAGCGGTCAGAAATATTATGTAGTATGATAAGAAATGAAGCTGGAGGCTGGAAGATCGAAGTTTTTGGATATTCTGAAGGATTGAACTGCTATTCTATTTTAATCCAGGCTATTTAAAATCAATAACTTTTGATTATCAATATACAAATAGTACTTCCCGCTTCCTAGTTTTCTCTCTGCCTTTTAATCTCAAAGCTGGCTGCCACTGATGAGCCAACTGATCGTACTCCCGGCAGACAGCTTCCTGCTTCCATCAATCCTTCAACTTTGGCCGGCTTATTGTTGACTTTTTCAACAGCAATATCAAACCCGTATCCAAGTTTAATCAAAAAGCTTTCGCATGGACATTAAAAAAATTTTACAGGATCAAAGAGATTTTTTTAAGACACAGCAGACCAAAAATCTGGCTTTTAGAAAAATGTATCTTGAAAAACTCCGAAATCTGATCATCAGCAATGAAAATATGCTGTATGAAGCCATTACCAAAGATTTTGGAAAGTCTAAATTTGATACCTTCACCACAGAATTATCCTTCATTCTGAATGATATTGATTATTACCTTAAAAATTTAAAATCGCTTTCCAAGCCCAAAAAAGTACGTACGAATCTGGTCAATCAGCTTGGCAACAGCAAAGTTCACTTAGAGCCGTTGGGCTGCGTTCTGGTAATCGGAGCCTGGAATTATCCTTATCAGCTATCACTTTCTCCTATTGTTGCGGCAATGGCTTCCGGAAACTGCTGTATTCTTAAGCCCAGTGAAATCGCAGAAAATACGATGAAGGCTATGGCATCGATCATTAATGAAAATTTTCCACCTGAATATCTATACGTGTATGAAGGAGGTATTGATGAAACCACTGCGCTTTTGAAGCTAAAATTTGACAAGATATTTTTTACAGGAAGTACAAAAGTCGGAAAAATTGTTTACAAAGCAGCAGCCGAGCATCTTACCCCTGTAACCCTTGAACTGGGTGGAAAGTCTCCGGCTATCGTGACCAAAAATGCCAATCTCGAAATAACGGCTAAAAGAATTGTCTGGGGAAAGTTTTTAAATGCCGGGCAAACCTGCGTGGCGCCGGATTATCTGCTGGTGGAAGAAACCGTTCAGGAACAGTTTCTGGAAATGCTCAGGAAATACATCAAAGAATTCAGATACGATCCGGATTCTGAACAGTACACAAGAATTATTAACCAAAGAAATTTTCAGCGCCTTATACGTCTTATTGATCAAGAAAAGCTCTATTCCGGAGGAAATTTCATTGAAGAAAAACTGTACATAGAACCTACAATTTTGAATCATATAGACTGGAATGACGAAATCATGCAGGAAGAAATCTTCGGTCCGCTCCTGCCTGTCATCAGCTTTCAGAGTTACAATGCCGCACTCAATGCTATTGCAGAACTTGAAAAACCGCTGGCGGCTTATCTTTTCACTAATAATTCAGAAGAAAAAGAGAGCTTTACCCGAAAACTGTCTTTCGGAGGTGGCTGCATCAATGATACGGTAATGCATTTGAGCAATGACAACCTGCCGTTTGGAGGAGTTGGAAACTCGGGGATTGGAAATTACCATGGTAAATATGGTTTTGAAACCTTCTCGCATCAAAAATCGGTTCTTGAAAAAGCCACCTGGGGTGAACCCAATATAAAATATCCGCCTTATTCTGAGAAAAAACTAAGCTGGGTAAAGAAATTAATGTAATTAAATCCCAAAGTAGAGAATTTTTAAAATAATATTGTAATTTTAGATCTGTTAACCAACAAATAAAACATTATGAAAAATTTAAAAAAATTATCTCGTGAAAGATTAAGTTCAATTTCAGGAGGGAAATCATGTGCTTCTTCTTGTTCTGATGGATCAATAGTATATGTTAGTTCATGCAGTTCTTGTATCAGTTATTCTGGAGGTGCTGCATGTTATGATGCTAATGGAAGAGGAGCAATACACGTAGAATTATGTGCAAGCAATTAATAAAAAAAACAAACCCCTCTCAAATTTTGAAAGGGGTTGATATTTTAACTGGGTTTCCATTTTTCTAAAAACTCTTTTACTTTTTCAAAACTATAGCCTTTTCCATCTTCAAGAACTTCACTCTGCTGAACTTGAATTTTTTTGCCATTTTTATCTAAAATAATAAAAAACGGGTATGCTTGTCTTTCATTAATATTAATGTATTTAGAAAAAACTTTCTTATTCTCGTTATCAGGAGAAAAGTTCAGGTGATAGTAGACGTAATTCTTATCTACAATTTCCTTCAGTTCAGGAGTTGTCTGTACAAAATTATTAAAACGGAGACACCAGATACACCAGTTTCCTCCAGCCTGGATCATAATGTTTTTACCTTCTTTTTTAGCCTGGGCAACCAATTTATTAATATCTGCTACAGCATCCGCCTTCGGATCATACGGTTTAGGAAGCTTGGCTTTTTCTTCACCAGCTTTTTTCTTAGCTTCTAATTCTTTATAATCTGCCGGAACGATAAGTGCCGTTTTTTGCTTCCCCCCATCAGGTACGCTTTTTACATCCTTTTGTGCAAAGGCAAGAGTACTTAACCCCAGAAAAGCTATTAATGTCAATTTTTTCATAATATAAAAATAAAAAAATAATACTTATCCCCCTACAAAAATAGAACCATAATTTTATTATCACTAAATTTGCGTGTTTTATGAATTTCCTAATCAAAATATTATACTTCATTTCCAAACTTCCGCTTAAGGTATTGTATATTTTTTCGGACGTTATTTTTTTTCTTAACTATTATTTAGTAGGCTATAGAAAGAAAGTCATTACCCAAAATCTAAGAAATTCCTTTCCCGGTAAATCCGAAGAGGAGATCAACAGGATAAGAAAGATGTTTTACCGTAATTTCTCGGATTACCTGGTAGAAACGATAAAGTCTTTCAGCATATCCGAAACGGAATCACGGGTAAGAATGCAGCACATTAATCAGGATCTGTTTCACGAGGTCCAAAAGGAAGGTAAGAATATCATTCTGCTTGCCGGACATGTTTTTAACTGGGAATGGATCAATGCTTTGGCAAGGATTGTTCCCCAGAAACATTGCCATCCGGTGTATCGAAAAGTCAACAGTGATTTCTGGGAAAACCAGATGAAGAAGGTCCGTAATAAATTCGGGAATGAGGCACTGGAAGCCAATGAAGTGATTCTTAATATTTTCAGGAACAAAAATGACGGTGATTCTATTTATATGTTTGTTGCAGATCAGACCCCGCATTTTTCTCATGTCAATTACGGATTAGAATTTCTCAATCAGAGAACTCCTGTTTTCATAGGCTATGATAAGCTGGCAACAAGAATGGATCTTGCTTTCATCTACTGTGAAATGAAGAAAGTAAAGCGCGGATATTACCAGGTCAATTATTACAGAATATATCCGGACAACGAAAAGTTTGTAGAATATGAAGTGGTAAAAAAGTTCCATATGTTGTTGGAAAACACGTTACACAAACATCCGGATAATTATCTGTGGTCACACAGAAAATGGAAATACCAGGATTCTATCAAAACTTTTGATTCTGAATAAAAATAGACTTACATGCAGAAAAAACTGGCAGTTGCGATCTTAAACTGGAACGGTAAAAACTGGCTTGAGAAATTTCTTCCAAGTGTGGTTCAATTTTCTCAAAATGCAGAGATTTACATCATTGATAACCTTTCAACTGATGATTCTATAGAGTTTTTAAACGCTCATTTTCCAACGGTAAAAGTAATTGAAAATCATAAAAATTATGGGTTTGCCGGAGGTTACAATGAAGGTCTAAAAGAAATTAACAATGAATATTACTGTCTTCTCAATTCTGATGTAGAAGTGACTGAAAACTGGATAGAGCCGGTTTTAGAAATTCTGGAAAAGAATACGGATATTTCAGCAGTACAGCCTAAAATTTTATCTTATCAGCATAAAAATCAATTCGAATTTGCAGGTGCCGGCGGCGGGCTGATTGACAATCTGGGCTATCCTTACTGCAGAGGAAGAGTTTTTGACGATCTGGAAGAGGATAAAGGACAATATGACGATGAGACAGAGATTTTCTGGGCCTCCGGATGTTGCTTTTTTATCCGTTCAAAAGATTTTTGGGACCAAAATGGTTTTGATGCAAGATTCTTTGCGCACCAGGAAGAAATTGATCTTTGCTGGAGACTGATCAATTCAGGAAAAAAGATTTTTTACACAGGAAAATCAAAAGTATATCATGTAGGCGGCGGAACATTAAACAAGCAAAGTGCCCAAAAAACCTATCTGAATATCAGGAACAACCTGTCCATGATGCTTAAAAACCTTCCTTTTCCAAGGTTAATAGGACTTATATTCTTCAGGCTTTGTTTAGATGGAGTGGCGGGAATTTATTTTGGATTAAAACAGGGTTTTCCTCATCTCTGGGCAGTGGTAAGGGCCCATTTCGGATTCTATGCACAGCTTCCGGGGACATGGAAACTCCGTCAACCATATCAGAAAGACCGATTTTACCAGTCTAAATGGTTAATTTTTAAACATTTTTTAGGAGGTAAGAACCAGTTGTAGCAGTAGGAATTAAGGAAATAAATACAAATTTTTGTGATGCCAATGGCTCATTGATCTGAAAAATTTATAATTTTAAACAACTTTGGCCCTTGAACTCTAAATCTTGAATCAGCAACTAACAACCAGCAACTAGCCACAATATAACAATTAACATACAATTTAACAATGGATTTCTGCGCAATAGATTTTGAAACAGCAACTCACGAAAAAAGTTCAGCTTGTGAGATGGGGATCTGTGTGGTACAGAATTCTACAATTGTAGAAACCAAAACCTGGCTGATCAAACCGCCCAGCTTTCCATATTTTAATAAATTCAATGTTGCAGTACACGGAATACAGCCGGAAGATGTAAAAGATGCACCCACATTTGATGAAATCTGGTATGAAGCAGAAGAATTAATGTACGGAACATTGATGATTGCCCATAACGCCAGTTTCGATGCAGGTGTGTTAAGAGGATGCCTTGAACATTATGGAATGTTTACTCCAAAACTAAATTATCTGTGCAGTATACAGCTGGCTAAAAAATCATGGAACTACCTTCCAAAATATGGATTGAAACCTCTCTCAGAATATCATCAGATCAGTCTAAATCACCACCGGGCCGGGGATGATGCCGAAGCCTGTGCCAAGATCTCTTTATTGGCTTTTGAAAAATTATTTCTTACCAGCAATGATGAAATCCACGAGCACATGAAAGCAAAAATTAAAAAGCTTTAAGAAGAAATACAAATGACCGGGAAACTCCCTTATAATCGATCCGAGAGCGACTGTATTTTCCCTAAAGCTTTTGCGATGACCAGTAGATTTTGCACTTCTTACTTTCTTTAATATAATGATTAATTGCTTAACACTTCCGACAGCAGATTAAATTTTGGGATATCAATATCAAACGTTTCCTGTGTCTCCAAGTTTTTAACCAGGTATTTTCCGCTCATATTCCCTACTCCGGACCGAAGCATTACATTTGAAAAATAAGCAAAATTATCGCCTGTTCCTATTTCCGGAGTCAAACCGATTACTCCGTCGCCTATAATCTCAGTATATCCAAATCCGACATCAAAAATTAACCATTTTCTTTTAAGTACTTTGATAGGAAAGCTTCCGTCATTTTCTATGGTTATATTATACTTAAAAACATAACGGTTTTCGGATGGAAAACTATTCTTAATATCATATTCAGGAATGACTGAAACTTTGATATTGGAAGTCATTTTTGAAAACATCATCGTAGTATTTTCTTAATAAATACAAAAATCTCGCCCTTTTTAAGGCGAGATTCTATATTTATATTATAATTTTATTAAAATTTATAATCCAAGGCCTTTTCTTTCGTCACCTCCCATCAATATTTCAACAGGATTGTCGATACCTTCTTTTACGGCTACAAGGAATCCTACAGATTCTTTTCCGTCAATAATTCTGTGGTCATAAGACATCGCTACGTACATCATTGGTCTGATAACTACTTGTCCGTCCACAGCAACCGGTCTTTGAATGATATTGTGCATTCCTAAAATTGCAGATTGTGGAGGGTTGATGATAGGTGTAGACATCATAGATCCGAATGTACCACCATTTGTAATCGTGAAAGTACCACCAGTCATTTCGTCAACAGTGATTTTACCGTCTCTTACTTTTGTGGCAAGATCTTTAATGTTAGCCTCTACTCCGCTGAAAGACATGTTTTCTGCATTTCTCAATACAGGAACCATTAATCCTTTAGGACCTGAAACAGCAATAGAGATATCACAGAAATCATAGTTTACTTTGAAGTCTCCGTCAATAGATGCATTTACATCCGGATACATCTGTAATGCTCTTGTCACAGCTTTTGTAAAGAAAGACATGAAACCAAGTCCAACTCCGTGTTTTTGAGCAAATTCTTCTTTATATTGTTTTCTTAATCTGAAGATTTCAGACATGTCTACTTCATTGAAGGTAGTTAACATAGCTGTTTCATTCTTTACAGAAACCAATCTTGAAGCGATTTTTCTTCTAAGAACAGAAAGTTTTGTCGTTGTCGTCGTTCTTGCTCCTGTAGTAGTGAAAGGGTTTCCTCCCAATGCAGGAACAGCAGCTAGTTCAGCATCAGTTTTAGTGATTCTTCCATCTCTTCCGCTTCCTGAAACCTGTCCTGCATCAATACCCTTCTCATCAAGAATTTTTTTAGCGGCAGGAGACGGAGCTCCGGTTGCGTAAGTTTGTGTAGCTGATGCCGGAGTTGCCGGCTTTGGAGCTTCCTGTTTTGCTGGTTCAGCAGCTTTTGGAGCTTCTTCTTGCTTTGGAGCTTCAGCAGCAGGTGCACTACCTTCTGGTTTAGCCGCATCCATATCAATTAAACAAACTACCTGACCTACTTGTACCACCTCACCTTCTTCTGCTTTCAAAGTAATAACACCACTTTGTTCTGCCGGCAATTCAAGAGTTGCTTTGTCTGAGTCTACTTCAGCGATAGGTTGATCTTTTTCTACATAATCACCATCTTTTACAAGCCAAGTTGCAATTTCAACTTCTGTAATTGATTCGCCCGGTGAAGGAACTTTCATTTCTAAAACTGACATATCGAGTATTTTTTATTTTTTAATTGATTATTATTTAATTACGCTGTAACGGGTCTTTTTGCAGGGGCATCGTCTCTATCAAAAACTCTGTTGATCACTGCATTTTGGTTTTTCTCAAACATTTTGTGGCTACCTGGAGCCGGAGCACCGCTTGGTACAGGAGCAACCACCTGGATTCCCGTATCTCTGAAATTTCTTAAGATATAAGACCAAGCTCCCATGTTTTCAGGTTCTTCCTGAGCCCACACCAATTGGGTTCTGTTTTCATATTTACTGAAGATCGCTTCAATAGCATCTGCCTGAAGCGGATATAACTGTTCAAATCTTACCAATGCAATATTCTCACAGTTTAATTCTTCTTTCTTCGCTAATAACTCGAAGTACAGTTTACCTGAACAAAGAACTAATTTTTCTACTTTTTTAGGATCTGCTGCAGGGTCATCCAAGATCGGTTGGAACGAACCGTTTGCGAAATCTTCAAGGGGAGATACCACTTTAGGGTGTCTCAATAAAGATTTAGGGCTCATTACGATCAATGGCTTTCTGAATGCCCACTTCAGCTGTCTTCTCAGCAAGTGGAAATAGTTGGCAGGTGAAGTAATATTAGCAACTACCATATTTTCATTCGCACACAGTGTTAAGAATCTTTCCAATCTTGCTGAAGAGTGTTCTGCACCCTGGCCTTCTGAACCGTGAGGCAATAGCATTACTAACCCGTCCTGGATTTTCCATTTTTCTTCTGCAGCGG contains:
- a CDS encoding glycosyltransferase family 2 protein: MQKKLAVAILNWNGKNWLEKFLPSVVQFSQNAEIYIIDNLSTDDSIEFLNAHFPTVKVIENHKNYGFAGGYNEGLKEINNEYYCLLNSDVEVTENWIEPVLEILEKNTDISAVQPKILSYQHKNQFEFAGAGGGLIDNLGYPYCRGRVFDDLEEDKGQYDDETEIFWASGCCFFIRSKDFWDQNGFDARFFAHQEEIDLCWRLINSGKKIFYTGKSKVYHVGGGTLNKQSAQKTYLNIRNNLSMMLKNLPFPRLIGLIFFRLCLDGVAGIYFGLKQGFPHLWAVVRAHFGFYAQLPGTWKLRQPYQKDRFYQSKWLIFKHFLGGKNQL
- a CDS encoding HlyD family secretion protein; protein product: MAKKELTQKEKRINKTITLLAWILIISGITGMVSFYLFSRKNVTTNDAQIEQYITPVSSKVSGFIKTIQFNENQFVHKGDTLIVIDNREFVNQVKVAEANLHANTESITTIQSGVNTKESDTKIIDAKIASARIDIWRTEQDYKRYKNLLDEDAATEQEFENVKASYEQAKANLMALDQQKNAVRAGADEQQTKVAPAKSQIQQSAANLNNAKLFLSYTVITAPYDGWVGKKTIQEGQLIKEGQALVQIVSKEKWIIANYKETQLGQIDQKQEVIITADAFPDIEFKGKIVSVSPASGSQFSLVKPDNATGNFVKIEQRFPVKIILDNNKENEKLLSGMNVLVSAKKI
- a CDS encoding MFS transporter, with amino-acid sequence MQHNTVYHKWVPQWLKLPLLILALFPHLMLLSLLHSNSAFTSSFMDVDSDDIQYLMILMYGTFVVTLLVLQRFMAYFSVKYYVLLMSSISVIILYVLSVTNDYHVILVIRFLEGIFGLLEGAIFLPLIIAELKTKHAKVLAYLFMYAIMLTGGTVTTSLLKSSIENYDFQHMVLMMVYFHVFVLIIGIAIFNKNRFFPKKPLYQLDIPSWFLLWVCLQSGSYAIIYGKRLMWFESDTIILCLFIFLLSGGLFMLKQRNSKRPLFHFEVFSSRNVIAGMILFFIFYLIRSGLNNVYSIMATVWKWPWDYIVNIQYWNVAGTLMGVFLSGICLMRGVSSRIVFFTGFMLLAADCAWFTYTFYPDTTLSTICPPLFLQGVAQGLLFTPLVFFLISGMPEEYVANATALGTTTRFWTTAIGYALMQNLILFLTLKHSDTLSANFTDTNPVFYSQWNQLFGSHMAKLPVNESLSMTAGAFKAKITAQSILLSNMEIFTGLFWLALITALLLLLYHPVKIAVRNIM
- a CDS encoding aldehyde dehydrogenase, whose translation is MDIKKILQDQRDFFKTQQTKNLAFRKMYLEKLRNLIISNENMLYEAITKDFGKSKFDTFTTELSFILNDIDYYLKNLKSLSKPKKVRTNLVNQLGNSKVHLEPLGCVLVIGAWNYPYQLSLSPIVAAMASGNCCILKPSEIAENTMKAMASIINENFPPEYLYVYEGGIDETTALLKLKFDKIFFTGSTKVGKIVYKAAAEHLTPVTLELGGKSPAIVTKNANLEITAKRIVWGKFLNAGQTCVAPDYLLVEETVQEQFLEMLRKYIKEFRYDPDSEQYTRIINQRNFQRLIRLIDQEKLYSGGNFIEEKLYIEPTILNHIDWNDEIMQEEIFGPLLPVISFQSYNAALNAIAELEKPLAAYLFTNNSEEKESFTRKLSFGGGCINDTVMHLSNDNLPFGGVGNSGIGNYHGKYGFETFSHQKSVLEKATWGEPNIKYPPYSEKKLSWVKKLM
- the apaG gene encoding Co2+/Mg2+ efflux protein ApaG translates to MMFSKMTSNIKVSVIPEYDIKNSFPSENRYVFKYNITIENDGSFPIKVLKRKWLIFDVGFGYTEIIGDGVIGLTPEIGTGDNFAYFSNVMLRSGVGNMSGKYLVKNLETQETFDIDIPKFNLLSEVLSN
- a CDS encoding TolC family protein produces the protein MNMIFNACRYQCIALCLLLISSFLHAQMIDYQHLSLQQAVGIGLKNNKNIQISHLKQEMSVTKEKDLKMEKLPDIEFHTSYNQVTNLFQHQNGVFNKATKYDAINGMYDFTLSASIPVYMGGKIKNTEKKAAIDTEISALKTHLDERQLTMEIITAFLQIHHLKEQQSLINDKMKEDSVNIKQVKALKVNGVVTVNEVLRTSLQLSNHKMSWTELDNDIQIAEHQLKTILALPESQEMHVDTEDLISDKASIPYIDELTETALTKNESVEIAHKNLSLKELDQKITKADYLPKITAGGEYFLKYPNMMFFPPEPYAYRLGMIGMNLTYPIENLYKNKYRMQEARENIDLAKLQIEENEEKIRHHVYEAYKKFEETDQKVKIAEEAIDQAKENYRIVRTKYANKLSLITELIDADNTYLEAESNLISVKINRQLKYYQLQYTIGNL
- a CDS encoding 3'-5' exonuclease encodes the protein MDFCAIDFETATHEKSSACEMGICVVQNSTIVETKTWLIKPPSFPYFNKFNVAVHGIQPEDVKDAPTFDEIWYEAEELMYGTLMIAHNASFDAGVLRGCLEHYGMFTPKLNYLCSIQLAKKSWNYLPKYGLKPLSEYHQISLNHHRAGDDAEACAKISLLAFEKLFLTSNDEIHEHMKAKIKKL
- a CDS encoding thioredoxin family protein, which produces MKKLTLIAFLGLSTLAFAQKDVKSVPDGGKQKTALIVPADYKELEAKKKAGEEKAKLPKPYDPKADAVADINKLVAQAKKEGKNIMIQAGGNWCIWCLRFNNFVQTTPELKEIVDKNYVYYHLNFSPDNENKKVFSKYININERQAYPFFIILDKNGKKIQVQQSEVLEDGKGYSFEKVKEFLEKWKPS
- a CDS encoding lysophospholipid acyltransferase family protein, coding for MNFLIKILYFISKLPLKVLYIFSDVIFFLNYYLVGYRKKVITQNLRNSFPGKSEEEINRIRKMFYRNFSDYLVETIKSFSISETESRVRMQHINQDLFHEVQKEGKNIILLAGHVFNWEWINALARIVPQKHCHPVYRKVNSDFWENQMKKVRNKFGNEALEANEVILNIFRNKNDGDSIYMFVADQTPHFSHVNYGLEFLNQRTPVFIGYDKLATRMDLAFIYCEMKKVKRGYYQVNYYRIYPDNEKFVEYEVVKKFHMLLENTLHKHPDNYLWSHRKWKYQDSIKTFDSE